From the genome of Miscanthus floridulus cultivar M001 chromosome 10, ASM1932011v1, whole genome shotgun sequence, one region includes:
- the LOC136487395 gene encoding laccase-23-like encodes MSSSSSSSSSSSYSSLLFTTLGLALLCSQLTISKEEYHEFVVKEATVTRLCGTQRIMTVNGQFPGPTVEVAEGDALIVRVVNRGSYNVTVHWHGVRQMRTGWSDGPEFVTLCPIRSGNSYTYRFTVAGQEGTLWWHAHSSWLRATVHGALLIRPRAGSKPPAREIPIILLLSFC; translated from the exons ATGTCAAGCTCAAGCAGcagctcgtcgtcgtcgtcgtactcCTCCCTGCTCTTCACCACCCTTGGTCTGGCTCTCCTCTGCTCCCAGCTCACCATCTCCAAAGAGGAGTACCATGAGTTCGTG GTGAAGGAGGCGACGGTGACGCGTTTGTGCGGGACGCAGCGGATCATGACGGTGAACGGGCAGTTCCCGGGTCCAACGGTGGAGGTGGCCGAGGGCGACGCCCTCATCGTGCGCGTCGTGAACCGGGGCAGCTACAACGTGACGGTGCACTGGCATGGCGTGCGGCAGATGCGGACGGGGTGGTCAGACGGCCCGGAGTTCGTGACACTGTGCCCCATCCGCTCTGGGAACTCCTACACCTACCGCTTTACCGTCGCCGGGCAGGAAGGCACGCTGTGGTGGCACGCGCACAGCTCCTGGCTCCGCGCCACCGTCCACGGCGCGCTCCTCATCCGCCCGCGCGCCGGCAGCAAGCCGCCCGCCCGGGAGATCCCCATCATCCTAC TGTTATCATTCTGTTAG